In the Diospyros lotus cultivar Yz01 chromosome 13, ASM1463336v1, whole genome shotgun sequence genome, GTGGTATTAATCTTTCATAAACATGTATAATTCACAGGCAAACTAGCAATACATACAAAAATGTCAAGAAGAAGATTGAAAGGGGTGTTGCATTTCCCACATGTATTTCTGTAAACAACACCGTTTGTCATTTCTCTCCACTTGCCAGTGATGAGACTGTGTTGGAGGAAGGTGATAAGGTGAAGATGTAAGTTCTCTTTGACACTAATTACTGAGTAGTGTGATTGAAGACTTAATGCTAGCGTACTGATAATGTTGTATTTTCTATTGGATGCAGTGACATGGGGTGCCACATTGATGGCTTCATTGCTGTTGTTGCTCATACCCATGTCCTTCAAGAAGGACCAGTAACAGGGAGGCAGGCTGATGTTATTGCTGCTGCAGTTACTGCTGCTGAGGTTGCTCTTCGGCTTGTAAGGCCAGGAAAAAAGGTAAATTATGTTTTAGGCCTGGTTTTGATTTTGCCCCAACTGATATGCTGatctttttagttttaattattgaatattgaGGATCAATGATTGATTATTCGTCATATAAGATAAAGAAGTCTGTTGACTTGATTGAATTTGTAACCGTCTGTTTGTATTTAGATATTACTTGTAAATATTATATCTTTTACTTGGGTAAAGGTAGTGGATTTTATATGTCAgtgatcttttgttttttagatGATCATGATACTGCAATCATATTATTCTCTATGTAGTGTCCCTAGTTTTAAATGGTCTAGCCCCATTCTATTACTTTACACTTTCTGAACCATGGATTAATTGATGAGCAATTATAGGTTAGAACATTGAGTGTTGATGTTGGCAAATTTTTAATGACGCAGATAACAATTTTGTCAGAAACATTTGTGGACCCTgcaattatatcattttttatttaatttgccTTCTAAATTTGGAAGAAGATGGTTTAATTTGTTATGCAATTATTGTTAAAAAGTTTATCAGCGTTCtattataaattgtatattcattcacacacTATCTGAACCCTGGGtggggaaaaaaattaatttaaacaataaacaataataaattatggtTTAGAACATTGATGGGTGTTGATGCTGGCATGGTAACGGAGATGGCCTTGAGTAGTAAATTTTTATCAGAAACATTTATGGATGATGGTCTTTGGATAGAAATCCATATCTCCTGCAATTTTTAGCCTCGTCCAAGTGTgttatttgactttttttttaatcttattcagtgtttttaagttattttaagTTATAAGCTTGCCTTCTTGTTTGTATGGGTAAATATTAATTGGCATTGTTTGTATTCTCCTTTATGTGATTTCCTTATCCTTAAAAGACCAGCACGTGTTATCTCTGAGTATATCCAAGCACTAGGGTGTCTTATGCAAATCGTCCAAACCACTAGACctggtgaagaagaaaaagaaaaaaatttggcaAAGACAACGAAAAAtcaatgaaaatgcaaaaatatGAGTGCTCACTTAAGAAGTGAGTGAATTAggtgtttcaaaactttttcggTTTGAAAGtattttacacaaaaaaatttGCAACGATAAGGGCTTTCCCATCGCTTAATGACTGCTAAATAAAGCTTGGCTAGTAGCTAGAGCAATAGGTAAAAGAACAGTTCTGCGTGTGAGCATCTTGAAGGTTAACTATTTATGGGTGTGGGACTATGTTGTTCTATTGAACCATGCCATAtgtgatccttttttttttttgtgtgtgtgtgtgatggaTACTAAGGGCCCATTTGATTTTAttgtcatttttagttttttgtttacATATACTTTTTTGGAAAGACATTTGGTGCATTGTTTTCGTTTCCAAAAAAGTGAACACGGTTTGCATTTTTCttggaaaaaaatggaaatacCATTTtggtgtttgtgtatatatatttgtttcctGTCTATTAAGGAACCGCCCTCTTTATCATCACAATCTCCAATACCAGCCACACCCTCTTCATCAACCCGACATCCATCAACCTGCCATCTGTTTTTTAGGTGAGGGATGGTTACtaatttaaaacatttaattatctaaaacgTACACAACATTTTTAGTAACCAtcatttttggtttttatttttatttaaatagaaaatgaaaatgaatataaaacaaacaaaaatgaacACAGGAAAATTGATAGCAAAATCAATCAAGTGCAAAATGtttattcttgaatttattattGGTTCTTATATACACTGGATAAAGTTGTATTGATGCTATTGGCTCCATAGTTTGTCAGATATTAGAATTAAGGTGTCTTAGCATGGATGTGGCTTTTTGCCTTATTATTCTTACAAATCTTACCACCTTCCCctaaatgatgaaaatatgaataAGTTATGGACTAATTTCCAGTGAAGCTTATAGTCATAGTTACTCTGATAGGGGGCATAAGTTTTATGtgattatttcattattttgtggCTTGTGCAATTTAATATGATACCTTCAATCTTTTCTGCTATTTTCAATGTGGAAACTGGAAAGACATTATATTCGTTCTTTATTTTCGCAACTTGTAAGTATGATAGGCTTCTAATTGTGAAGAGATTATAACATTTTGTAGGCATCTGCTTGAGGATTGTGGTTTTGTTTATAGAACTAGCACTGCAATATATAATTGAGGCAACTTTGCTGAGGTGATCAATCGTATGTTGATTTCCTCCTTTCCCTGTTGCCTATATACGCATGGCCGTGTTTGGGATATTTTGGGTTCATCTTATTGATGTTGATGCCTACTTCAGCATCTGCCGTAATCATGTTAaatgaaaaaaactaaaaaaatctgAGTCAACAAAGTTCTTTTTGGTCTTTCTCTAAGCATTCTCTACCATTGTGATGCAACTGAGAATAAGAATTGTGGAATGATTCCATAATTGCCTTAATATGCACCTCAGACTTTCAGTGCTACTATATGATGAATACTTGCCAGAAGCTATGGAGGACATTCCAAGTGAGGCTTTTGTCATAGTTACTGGTATCTTGCAACTTCTTTGATAGGATTTACATGAATAAAGCCTAATGAAGCAATTAAATGTTAGTTTTTTGGTTAGGGTCTGGCAGCTTGCTGATTATCATTGTTAATAAAGATTCAGTTGTTATGTGTCATCTAGCCTTATCAAAATGAATCTGCTGTTACCATTCCTGCCTTTCCTTTGGTCAAAATGTTTATgatattatgtaatattttgctTCATTAGGTGCTTATTCTTGGATGAATTATATTATTGATTGTGATTCGGTGTGGTATGCCTGCTGctgtttttgtttgtgtatttttattttattttctttggaaAATACCCcccctggggggggggggggggggatcttTTCTTACTAGATTATGACTAAATGCAGAATTGTACAATTGAAGAGTTTATAGGAGGCACAATTCACAGGACAATTGCTTCATGGTTTGTGTCTTTGTTGGTTCTTTAATTTGTTTGTGCCTTTGTTGGTAAACAACTACTATATCGTGCTTGTGCCTCTATTTCTTAAGTCTGTTGACTGATATTTGACTTCTTAGTAAACATTAGTAGTTGTTGACCATGATGTGAGTTTATTTGGTTTTGTTGATCTTGCTTGTATTATTGTGGTTTCCAGTTGTGTTAATTGGTAAGAACTTTTCTTCTTATAGTGTTTTGTCATATCATTTAATTCAGCCACTGAATTTCTTATTGGCAGAACAAAGATGTAACAGAAGCACTTCAGAAGGTTGCTGCTGCCTATGACTGCAAAATTGTTGAAGGTGTCCTCAGTCACCAGCTGAAACAATTTGTGAttgatggaaacaaggttgtaCTCAGTGTTTCAGGCCCTGAGACAAGAATTGATGATGCAGAGTTTGAGGAAAATGAAGTCTATGCAATCGATATAGTAACAAGCACTGGCGAAGGCAAGGCAAGTAAAGATTATCCTTGTAGACCCGGAGATAAAAGCCTTAATATTTTTTGCCTTTTGTCCTCATTTTTTGGGTTATTGAACTTGCAGCCTAAGCTATTAGATGGGAAGCAGACAACTATCTACAAAAGAGCTGTTGACAAGAACTATCACTTGAAGATGAAGGCATCTAGGTTCATATTCAGTGAGATAAGCCAGAAATTCCCTATCATGCCATTTACAGCAAGGTGTGTTTCTTTTCTACATGTTCCTGTTAAATACTTGTCTACCCATTTTTCCTTTGTCATTTTCCCTAATTATATTGGCAAACTTCTTGAATGACAGGGCTTTGCAGGAAAAGCGAGCTAGACTGGGGTTGGTGGAATGTGTAAATCATGACCTCTTGCAACCATATCCCATTCTTCATGAGAAGCCTGGTAAGAACCTTGTGGGAGGATTAAGATATGCAGGGAACTAAATCATTCTACTGAAATCCAGCTTCCAGTGTTTTTTTCTTGGGGGGGTTTGGGTTGTCGATCTTCAAATTAGTGTTTCGTTTAGAAAGTTGGATGTTTATGCAGGTGATTATGTTGCACATATCAAATTCACCGTTCTACTAATGCCAAATGGTTCGGATCGCATCACCTCCCATCCCCTTCAGGAGTTCCATCCTACTAAAACAATAGATGACCCCGAAATCAAAGCCTGGTTAGCTCTAGGGactaaaacaaagaaaaagggtggagggaagaagaaaaaaggtaaGACTGACGGCTAACCAACCGCATTTTCTTGTACAAATTTGGtatctgctgctgctgctgcttctgctGCATCTTTTATATGAATGCAAATCTTTCTATACATTGCAGGTAAGAAAGGCGAGAAGGCAGAGGAGTCTGCAGAAGCTGCTGAAGAAGCAGCTATGGATGCAACAACGACAAACGGGGCAGAAGCCTCACAAGGATGAGAATCTAAATTTTGTGacctttttattgtttttgggTTTTCAATTTTGGTTACGTGTATTCTGTTTGGTTATGATTTCAATCTATCAGAAGGTCGTGGCTAAATGATGTTGGATTCTAAGTGGGCGTTTACCAAATGCGTCGCCCCATGTACACAGCATGTAACCGAAACTCTATATGGCATcattctcaaaatagaaaaaatttgtTTACTGAAGAATTGGAAGTCGTAAATTATCAATTTGATTGGTAAAGATTCCTCAAACATGAATGTGGATGGAAGCCagcagccagccagccagctaTGGTTCGGGTTAACTTACTTGCATGTTCTATTTATTGGATTAAGCTATTTGTCGAGAAAGCTTCAGAGAAAGCTTTacagatttttttaatttaattttttatctttttatgttTCTGAATTCGGCCCATTTGACTCTCTCTTTCACTATTTCTCCCACTCTCTCTTCCAAATggagatgtcaaaagggtcaACTTGAGTTAACCCACGAGTCTTTTAAACGGGTTGGGCCTGATTTAGCTTTTTTTGTCGTGGGTAGGGCTCGGTCTGATTTACTCACCGCCTCCTGTAAAAGGTCGGGCCGTGTCGGGCCAGCCTAACGAGCCTACGGGCCTTAGCCCACAAGGCCTAGTGGGCTAAGCTCTGTGGGCCAACCCACAGGCCTTGGTAAGTCGAGCTCATTGAGCCcaaccttttttcttttaaataatttttttaaaaaataatatatatatatataaatatcaaaataatacatatataaaaattattttttttaaataattttttatcttaaattttaaatattatttcatcattttatatttcaaaattttatgtctagtaatttttcttgtaaatagatatgaaaaataatgcacatataaaaagaaaaatatttatttataatttaagtatataaaaaatttaacttgaaaattttaaatatattgataattattatttatatatattgcgaaatgtaaaatttttaacattcaATATCAATAActaataaatagtaatatagttaaaaaaaataaataaataagagatgtTGGGCATAACATAAAGTCCTAGCAGGCCGGGCCCATAaaggcctcatgggcccggcccatgaGGTCCCAACGGGTCGAGTCAGGCTAGGCCCTTAGATGGGCCAGGCTAGGCCAGGTCGTGGGCCCAAATTCTTTGGCCTGGCATGGCCTTCCCATGGGGCCCGGGCTCAAGTCGACCCGTTTGAACAGTGATGGGTCTGGCTATAGCTCAAGCTATCCCGAGCTGGGACGGGCGGCCTAGCCCTTTTGACATTTCTACTCTCAAATCCACCacacacattctctctctctctttcactctctcaaACCCAACACTCTCTTTCTCAAACCATCGCCCCCCTCACCCCACCACCGCTGCGAGCATCGTTGTCACCATTTTTCCACCGTCGCGAGCAGCGTTTGTCGTCTATCGCCCCATTGCAAGCACCGTCTGTCGTGTCTCTCCCTCGGTCGCTTGCACCTCTTCGCTTGGTCTCCCTCACCATCGGCCACAGACGGTTGTTGCCCTCTTCTTCCCCTCACCGCCTCTTGGACTGCCATCGCCCCCCCGCTAGCCGCTCGCAGTGCCTCGCCCATCCCTCCCTCTACCGCTGCCGCACCTGCCGACCCCCCACTCGTCCTGCCCCTTCTCCCCCAATCTACCGTCCCCTttgccttcattttttttatttactttgttattttttttttctatttactttgttatttttgttatgcGGTGGTGATGATGTTGATGCTAATTTGGTGATCAGCATGATTTACTTTATgtagtaaaaaaatttatgtaattaattttatattgtgaaatttatgtaatataattaattttatattataatttacattacataatataaaattaattatattacataaaatatcatgaatgataattttttaaatatattacacaatataaaattaattatattacataaatttcacaatataaaattaattacataaatttttgtaCTACATAAAGTAAATCATGCTGATCACCAAattataatgtaaattataatttatgaaatttaaagaaAGGTTTTAAAGTTTACTCCACATCTTGATAGAATCACAATCTAACTGTTGTCgttaaaaaagtttaaaacaattttattttcataagctcatttaattttgaaatattctCAATTTCACCTCCCAACCCAAATAAATCATTCTAATCTTCTTTGTGATATCATGATGCACAATCACAAAAAACAGATCTATGCCAGCTTATGGGTAAGGagaaaatttaaagtaaaattctAATCTatcttaatcatgtattgacaTTTGATATGATAGGACAAGAGAGTGGAAACAGTAATCCTTGTTCTTGAATGAAGATTAgaatttatcattaaaaatattaaattaaaaaaattaacatacacaaaaatatattaaatttaacggctaatttttttattttttattttatttttagccaacaCTAAAAAAAGCACTAAGCCATCAGCCACCATTGATTTGAGAAGAAAAGGATTAAAACGtactaaaataattacaaacaaaataatatttagacaTTTCCATTTTCACGGTCTTCAATCATTTTTCGATAACATTCACTAGTGGGTAAATTGCGTTCCCCAGCCACATTATATAAACCTGATATTTCATAAGCCCAAACCCCAAACTCCTCACACAatcaaataaactcaaaataaatcatattctTTATTTTGACGGCGTTGGGTGCGGGCTGAGGGGGCGACAGCGGTGTGGTGTGAGCGGCGGTAGAGGACGAATCGGTGGgggtgttggggggggggggggggggcgcgcaACAGGCAGGGGTAAACAACAATGGGGGGGAGGGGCGAGGCAATCTTCGAGTGGCGACAATTGGCTGGAGGGGCCAACGGGTGGGGGCCAGCGATAGGTGTTGCGAACGGCTGGGGAGCGACAAAGAGGGGCGACACCGACCGGTGCTCGCGGCTGTGGAGGGCGCGACAGCCGGCGGCGATGCTCGCGGCgacccggggggggggggggcggcggATGGTGATATTTGGGCGGTGGGTTTGAGCAAGAGAGTATGGGAGAGATAGTGAAAgtgggagagagaaaatgggggaGAGAGAATGGGTGGGCATCttgacaaaaattttaaaaaataaattaaataaaattcggGAAGCCTTTCTCTAAAGGCTTCTCTTCCTATTtatttagggtaaattatatgaatcaAGTGATCATCATcatgcaaataaaataaaataaaattcccaCATATTAAACTCATTATAATGATGCTATCGAGGAAAATTCTAGTTTACCACTTCAGACACTATAATAAATGGCTCAATGCTTTCCTTTAATGAATGATCCTCTCTCTgtatttatatcaaatttgatttttagtgGGTATTGAACTTATATTTTATGGTTTAAGTGGGTTCATCAAAATCATAGGACCGACGAAGCAAAAATCATAATTCCTATCTAATCTTCAATCTATATATAACAATCTTTTTAACATTacattttatcattattttacCATACCAGCTGGTAAATCTCTCTACTCGTAGAGATGCTCACCCAGCTTGAATTTGAAGGCTACATCGATCGAGCCCGCAAAGTACTCTTACCTGGGAATCAGCAGAAGAAGAAGTGACCACAACTTTGCT is a window encoding:
- the LOC127789345 gene encoding ERBB-3 BINDING PROTEIN 1-like; protein product: MSDEEREEKELDLSSPEVVTKYKNAAEIVNRALQLVISECKPKAKIVDICEKGDSFIREQTSNTYKNVKKKIERGVAFPTCISVNNTVCHFSPLASDETVLEEGDKVKIDMGCHIDGFIAVVAHTHVLQEGPVTGRQADVIAAAVTAAEVALRLVRPGKKNKDVTEALQKVAAAYDCKIVEGVLSHQLKQFVIDGNKVVLSVSGPETRIDDAEFEENEVYAIDIVTSTGEGKPKLLDGKQTTIYKRAVDKNYHLKMKASRFIFSEISQKFPIMPFTARALQEKRARLGLVECVNHDLLQPYPILHEKPGDYVAHIKFTVLLMPNGSDRITSHPLQEFHPTKTIDDPEIKAWLALGTKTKKKGGGKKKKGKKGEKAEESAEAAEEAAMDATTTNGAEASQG